A region from the Haliaeetus albicilla chromosome 16, bHalAlb1.1, whole genome shotgun sequence genome encodes:
- the USP47 gene encoding ubiquitin carboxyl-terminal hydrolase 47 isoform X5, producing MVPSEENQLVPKEVESAAEEPRVLCIIQDTTNSKTVNERVTLNLPASTPLKRLFEDVASKVGYVNGTFDLMWGNGDNVTDTTPIDQNSDKTILDAGFEPGKKNFLHLTDRDGEQPHTMPEDSGTTDDSAQDRFIGPLPREGSVGCTNDYVSQSYSYSSVLSKSETGYVGLVNQAMTCYLNSLLQTLFMTPEFRNALYKWEFEESEEDPVTSIPYQLQRLFVLLQTSKKRAIETTDVTRSFGWDSSEAWQQHDVQELCRVMFDALEQKWKQTEQADLINQLYQGKLKDYVRCLECGYEGWRIDTYLDIPLVIRPYGSNQAFASVEEALHAFIQPEILDGPNQYFCERCKKKCDARKGLRFLHFPYLLTLQLKRFDFDYTTMHRIKLNDRMTFPEELDMSVFIDVEDEKSPQTESCTDSGAENEGSCHSDQMSNDFSNDDGVDEGICLESNSAAERLSKAGSEKSSLLYELFSVMVHSGSAAGGHYYACIKSFSDDQWYSFNDQHVSKITQEDIKKTYGGSSGSRGYYSSAFASSTNAYMLIYRLKDPTRNAKFLEAHEYPEHIKQLVQKERELEEQEKRQREIERNTCKIKLFCMHPTKQIMMENKLEVHKDRTLKEAVEIAYKLMDLEEAVPLDCCRLVKYDEFHDYLERSYEGEEDTPMGLLLGGVKSTYMFDLLLETRRPDQIFQCYKPGEVMVKVHVVDLKTESVAPPISVRAYLNQTVSEFKQLISKATHLPAETMRVVLERCYNDLRLLNVSSKTLKAEGFFRSNKVFIESSESLDRHVAYTDSHLWKLLDRHANTIRLYVSLPEQSPGSQFRRAVYQKSSGDSGNLDEACERVKGSVGNMKSVEAILEESTEKLKSLSLQQQQEGDNGDSSKSTEASDFENIESPLNEVDSSASTENRELENQIQISDPENLQSEERSDSDVNNDRSTSSVDSDILSSSHSSDTLCNVDNAPLPLANGLDSHSITSSRRSKANQGKKETWDTAEEDSGTDSEYDESGKSRGEAQYMYFKSEPYTADEGSGEGQKWLMVHVDKRITLSAFKQHLEPFVGVPSSHFKVFRVYASNQEFESVRLNETLSSFSDDNKITIRLGRALKKGEYRVKVYQLLVNEPEPCKFLLDAVFAKGMTVRQSKEELLPQLREQCGLDLTIDRFRLRKKTWKNPGTVFLDYHIYEEDINISSNWEVFLEILDGVEKMKSMSQLAVLSRRWRPSEMKLDSFQEVVLESSSVEELREKLSEISGIPLENIEFAKGRGTFPCDISILEIHQDLDWNPKVSTLNVWPLYICDDGAVIFYRDRTEELMELTDEQRNELMKKESSRLQKTGHRVTYSPRKEKALKIYLDGAPNKDLTQD from the exons AGACAGAGATGGTGAGCAGCCTCATACAATGCCG GAGGATTCAGGTACAACAGATGACAGTGCGCAAGACAGATTTATAGGCCCTCTTCCAAGAGAAGGCTCTGTTGGCTGTACCAATGACTACGTCAGTCAGAGCTATTCTTATTCATCAGTCCTGAGCAAATCGGAGACAG GTTATGTGGGGCTAGTAAATCAAGCAATGACTTGCTACTTGAACAGCCTTCTACAAACACTTTTCATGACTCCTGAATTTAGAAATGCGTTATATAA ATGGGAATTTGAAGAATCTGAAGAGGATCCTGTGACGAGTATCCCCTACCAGCTTCAAAGACTGTTTGTTTTACTGCAGACcagcaaaaaaagagcaattGAAACAACAGATGTTACACGGAGTTTTGGATGGGATAGTAGTGAGG CATGGCAACAACATGATGTACAGGAGCTTTGCAGAGTCATGTTTGATGCTTTGGAGCAGAAATGGAAGCAAACAGAACAG GCCGATCTTATAAATCAGCTGTACCAAGGCAAACTGAAGGACTATGTAAGATGTCTAGAATGTGGCTATGAAGGCTGGAGAATCGACACTTACCTGGATATTCCTTTGGTCATCCGGCCATATGGCTCCAACCAGGCATTTGCTAGCGTG GAAGAAGCACTGCATGCTTTCATTCAGCCTGAGATTCTTGATGGCCCCAATCAGTATTTTTGTGAACGATGTAAGAAGAAATGTGATGCAAGGAAG GGTCTGCGGTTCTTGCATTTTCCGTATCTGCTGACATTACAGCTGAAGAGATTTGACTTTGATTATACCACTATGCACAGAATTAAACTCAATGATCGTATGACTTTTCCTGAGGAGTTAGACATGAGTGTCTTCATTGATGTTGAAGATGAG aagtctcCTCAGACTGAGAGTTGCACTGATAGTGGAGCTGAAAATGAAGGCAGTTGTCACAGTGATCAGATGAGCAATGATTTTTCTAATGATGATGGAGTTGATGAAGGAATCTGCCTTGAAAGCAATAGTGCAGCAGAAAGACTTTCTAAAGCTGGCAGTGAAAAG agTTCTTTACTGTATGAGCTCTTTTCTGTTATGGTTCATTCTGGAAGTGCTGCTGGTGGCCATTATTATGCCTGTATAAAATCTTTTAGTGATGACCAGTGGTACAGCTTTAATGATCAGCATGTTAGCAAG aTAACTCAGGAAGATATTAAGAAAACATATGGTGGATCTTCTGGAAGCAGAGGCTATTATTCCAGTGCTTTTGCTAG CTCCACAAATGCATACATGCTGATATACAGACTGAAGGATCCCACAAGAAATGCAA AGTTTCTTGAGGCACATGAGTATCCAGAGCATATTAAACAGTTGgtacagaaagagagagaactgGAAGAACAAGAGAAGAGGCAACGTGAAATTGAGCGCAACACTTGCAAG ATTAAATTGTTTTGCATGCATCCTACAAAACAAATAATGATGGAGAACAAATTAGAGGTTCATAAGGACAGGACACTGAAGGAAGCTGTGGAAATAGCTTACAAG CTAATGGATTTAGAAGAGGCTGTTCCTTTGGATTGCTGCCGTCTTGTCAAATATGATGAGTTTCATGACTACTTGGAACGATCTTATGAAGGAGAAGAGGATACGCCAATGGGTTTATTACTTGGAGGTGTCAAATCAACATACATGTTTGACTTACTGTTGGAAACAAGACGACCTGACCAAATTTTCCAGTGCTATAAACCTGGTG AGGTCATGGTAAAGGTTCATGTAGTTGACCTAAAGACTGAATCTGTTGCTCCTCCAATAAGTGTACGAGCTTATTTGAATCAAACAGTTTCAGAATTTAAACAGCTAATTTCAAAG gcTACACACCTGCCCGCTGAAACAATGCGGGTAGTATTAGAACGTTGCTACAATGACTTGCGTCTTCTGAATGTTTCCAGCAAAACACTGAAAGCTGAAGGCTTTTTTAGAAGCAACAAG GTATTTATTGAAAGCTCAGAGTCTTTAGATCGTCATGTGGCGTATACAGATTCTCATTTGTGGAAACTTTTGGATCGTCATGCAAATACAATCAGACTATATGTTTCATTACCAGAGCAATCACCTGGATCTCAATTTAGACGAGCAGTTTATCAGAAGTCTAGTGGAGATTCAGGCAACTTGGATGAAGCCTGTGAAAGAGTAAAAGGATCTGTAGGTAATATGAAATCTGTAGAGGCAATCCTGgaagaaagcactgaaaagctTAAAAGCttgtccctgcagcagcagcaggagggggatAATGGAGACAGCAGCAAAAGCACAGAAGCCAGTGATTTTGAAAACATTGAATCACCTTTAAATGAAGTAGACTCTTCAGCatcaacagaaaacagagaactTGAAAACCAAATTCAGATTTCCGATCCAGAAAATCTCCAGTCCGAGGAACGGTCAGATTCAGATGTAAATAACGACAGGAGTACAAGTTCAGTGGACAGTGATATCCTCAGCTCCAGTCATAGCAGTGATACTTTATGCAACGTGGACAATGCCCCACTTCCCTTGGCTAATGGACTTGATTCTCATAGTATCACAAGTAGTAGGCGATCAAAAGCAAatcaggggaagaaagaaacctGGGACACAGCAGAAGAAGATTCTGGAACAGATAGTGAATACGATGAAAGTGGCaagagcagaggagaagcaCAATATATGTACTTTAAGTCAGAACCCTACACTGCAGATGAAGGTTCGGGAGAAGGGCAAAAAT GGCTGATGGTGCATGTTGATAAAAGAATTACACTGTCGGCCTTCAAGCAACATTTGGAGCCTTTTGTTGGAGTTCCATCTTCTCACTTCAAAGTCTTTAGAGTCTACGCCAGCAATCAAGAGTTTGAGAGTGTTCGGCTGAATGAGACACTTTCGTCATTTTCTGACGACAATAAG ATAACTATTAGACTTGGGAGAGCCCTTAAGAAGGGTGAATACAGAGTCAAAGTCTATCAACTTTTGGTAAATGAGCCAGAG CCATGCAAGTTTCTTCTAGATGCAGTTTTTGCTAAAGGAATGACTGTCCGACAGTCAAAAGAGGAGCTGCTTCCTCAGCTTCGAGAACAATGTGGCCTAGACTTGACAATTGACAG GTTTCGCCTACGAAAGAAAACCTGGAAGAACCCAGGCACTGTGTTTCTGGATTATCATATCTATGAAGAAGATATCAATATTTCAAGCAATTGGGAGGTCTTCTTAGAAATACTTGATG GAGTAGAAAAGATGAAATCCATGTCACAACTTGCTGTTTTATCAAGACGATGGAGGCCATCAGAGATGAAACTAGATTCTTTCCAGGAAGTAGTACTAGAAAGCAGCAGTGTTGAAGAATTAAGAGAGAAG CTGAGTGAAATAAGTGGAATACCCTTAGAAAACATAGAATTTGCAAAG GGTAGAGGAACGTTTCCATGTGACATTTCTATACTAGAGATTCACCAAGACTTGGACTGGAATCCTAAAGTATCTACATTGAATGTCTGGCCTCTGTACATTTGTGATGATGGTGCAGTAATATTTTATAg gGATAGAACTGAAGAGTTAATGGAATTAACAGATGAGCAGAGAAATGAactgatgaaaaaagaaagcagcagactCCAGAAAACTGGACACCGGGTAACCTACTCTCCTCGTAAAGAAAAAGCACTAAAAATCTATCTGGATGGAGCACCAAATAAAGATTTGACTCAAGACTGA